One genomic window of Ottowia oryzae includes the following:
- the secE gene encoding preprotein translocase subunit SecE, which produces MASTQVETVSSSADKLRLAVVVLLVVGALAAYYLLAPQGPVAQWGGLVVGLVLAAVAFFTSESGKRLIAFGRDAWREVQKVVWPTRKETIQTTAFVFAFAVIMALFLWTTDKTLEWVFYDLILGWRG; this is translated from the coding sequence ATGGCGAGCACTCAAGTTGAAACCGTATCCTCCAGCGCGGACAAGCTCCGTCTGGCGGTGGTGGTGTTGCTGGTCGTTGGCGCCTTGGCGGCCTACTACCTGCTGGCGCCCCAAGGCCCGGTGGCGCAATGGGGTGGTTTGGTGGTCGGCTTGGTGCTGGCTGCGGTGGCATTCTTTACGTCCGAATCCGGCAAGCGCCTGATTGCCTTTGGTCGCGATGCCTGGCGTGAAGTGCAGAAGGTCGTTTGGCCCACCCGCAAGGAAACCATCCAGACCACGGCATTCGTGTTTGCGTTTGCGGTGATCATGGCGCTGTTCCTGTGGACCACGGACAAGACGCTGGAGTGGGTGTTTTACGACCTGATTCTGGGTTGGAGAGGCTGA
- the tuf gene encoding elongation factor Tu — protein MAKEKFERSKPHVNVGTIGHVDHGKTTLTAAIATVLSKKFGGEAKAYDQIDAAPEEKARGITINTAHVEYETANRHYAHVDCPGHADYVKNMITGAAQMDGAILVCSAADGPMPQTREHILLSRQVGVPYIIVFLNKADMVDDAELLELVEMEVRELLSKYEFPGDDTPIIKGSAKLALEGDTGELGEQAIMKLADALDTYIPTPERAIDGAFLMPVEDVFSISGRGTVVTGRIERGIIKVGEEIEIVGIKPTQKTTCTGVEMFRKLLDQGQAGDNVGILLRGTKREEVERGQVLCKPGSIKPHTEFVGEVYVLSKDEGGRHTPFFNNYRPQFYFRTTDVTGSIELPADKEMVMPGDNVSITVKLIAPIAMEEGLRFAIREGGRTVGAGVVAKIIA, from the coding sequence ATGGCAAAAGAGAAATTTGAGCGTAGCAAGCCGCACGTGAACGTGGGCACGATTGGTCACGTGGACCATGGCAAGACGACACTGACCGCGGCCATTGCCACGGTGCTGTCCAAGAAATTCGGTGGCGAGGCCAAGGCCTACGACCAGATTGATGCAGCGCCCGAAGAAAAAGCGCGCGGCATCACCATCAACACCGCCCACGTCGAATACGAAACCGCCAACCGCCACTACGCCCACGTGGACTGCCCCGGCCACGCCGACTATGTGAAAAACATGATCACCGGCGCAGCCCAGATGGACGGCGCCATCCTGGTGTGCTCGGCCGCTGACGGCCCCATGCCCCAAACGCGCGAGCACATCCTGCTGAGCCGTCAGGTTGGCGTGCCCTACATCATCGTGTTCCTGAACAAGGCCGACATGGTCGACGACGCCGAGCTGCTCGAACTCGTCGAAATGGAAGTGCGCGAGCTGCTCTCCAAATACGAATTCCCCGGCGATGACACCCCCATCATCAAAGGCTCGGCCAAACTGGCCCTGGAAGGCGACACCGGCGAGCTGGGCGAACAAGCCATCATGAAGCTGGCCGACGCCCTCGACACCTACATCCCCACGCCTGAGCGCGCCATCGACGGCGCCTTCCTCATGCCCGTGGAAGACGTGTTCTCCATCTCCGGCCGCGGCACCGTCGTGACCGGCCGTATCGAGCGCGGCATCATCAAAGTCGGCGAAGAAATCGAAATCGTCGGCATCAAGCCCACGCAGAAAACCACCTGCACCGGTGTCGAGATGTTCCGCAAGCTGCTCGACCAAGGCCAAGCTGGCGACAACGTCGGTATCCTGCTGCGCGGCACCAAGCGCGAAGAAGTCGAGCGCGGCCAAGTGCTGTGCAAGCCCGGCTCCATCAAGCCCCACACCGAATTCGTCGGTGAGGTCTATGTGCTGAGCAAAGACGAAGGCGGCCGTCACACGCCCTTCTTCAACAACTACCGTCCGCAGTTCTACTTCCGCACCACCGACGTCACCGGCAGCATCGAGCTGCCCGCTGACAAAGAAATGGTGATGCCTGGCGACAACGTGTCGATCACCGTCAAGCTGATCGCCCCCATCGCCATGGAAGAAGGCCTGCGCTTCGCTATCCGCGAAGGCGGCCGTACCGTGGGCGCTGGCGTCGTGGCCAAGATCATTGCCTAA
- a CDS encoding uracil-DNA glycosylase, whose translation MNACAAPADQLAVWPPSLGDLAALAPAWRAVWDAFAASPQGAQLTQRLSAALADGNTIYPPQPLRALALTPPDAVRAVILGQDPYHGPGQANGLAFAVAPGVRTPPSLRNIYKELAREYGRPPRLEADANGLVLLEHWARQGVLLLNTSLTVADGQAASHARWGWSALTDALIAHVARQPQPVVFLLWGAHAQGKQAIVQAAASDRPHAAGGVAPGARHCVLTANHPSPLSALRPPVPFIGCGHFGAANAFLAARGLPPIDWLGDHAAHPHKLLAEAKRTVA comes from the coding sequence ATGAACGCGTGCGCTGCGCCAGCCGATCAGCTGGCGGTGTGGCCACCGTCTCTCGGCGACTTGGCCGCATTGGCGCCCGCGTGGCGCGCGGTGTGGGACGCGTTTGCCGCCAGCCCGCAAGGCGCTCAACTCACGCAGCGCTTGTCGGCGGCGTTGGCGGATGGCAACACCATCTACCCGCCCCAGCCGCTGCGCGCCCTGGCGCTGACGCCGCCTGACGCCGTTCGCGCCGTCATCTTGGGCCAAGACCCGTACCACGGCCCTGGTCAGGCCAACGGGCTGGCCTTTGCCGTGGCGCCCGGCGTTCGCACACCGCCCAGCCTGCGCAACATCTACAAGGAACTGGCGCGTGAATATGGTCGCCCGCCCCGCTTGGAAGCCGACGCCAACGGCCTGGTGCTGCTGGAACATTGGGCGCGCCAGGGCGTGCTGCTGCTCAACACCAGCCTGACGGTGGCCGACGGCCAGGCGGCCAGCCACGCCCGATGGGGTTGGTCGGCCCTGACCGATGCGCTGATCGCCCATGTGGCGCGCCAGCCACAGCCGGTGGTCTTTCTTCTGTGGGGCGCGCACGCCCAGGGCAAACAGGCCATCGTGCAGGCTGCGGCGAGTGACCGGCCGCACGCGGCAGGTGGCGTGGCGCCCGGGGCGCGCCACTGCGTGCTGACGGCCAACCACCCCTCGCCGCTGTCCGCGCTGCGGCCACCCGTGCCGTTCATCGGTTGCGGGCATTTCGGTGCGGCCAACGCATTTCTGGCCGCGCGAGGGCTGCCGCCCATCGACTGGCTGGGCGATCACGCCGCCCATCCGCACAAGCTGCTTGCCGAAGCGAAACGAACGGTGGCATAA
- the trpC gene encoding indole-3-glycerol phosphate synthase TrpC: MSDILNKIVAVKREEVAAGLKKVPLAAMREDAESRVLTRDFVGALRSKIAAGQAAVIAEVKKASPSKGVIRPDFVPADIAQSYAVGNRDRGGQVSAACLSVLTDKQFFQGSIDYLKQARASCDLPVLRKDFMIDPYQVYEARAIGADCILLIAACLSDAQMAELEAVAHSLGMAVLVEVHDGAELQRALKLKTPLVGINNRNLRNFEVTLDTTLGLLKDVPADRLLITESGIATRDDVARLREAGVHAFLVGETFMRADEPGEALAELFA; this comes from the coding sequence ATGAGTGATATCCTGAACAAGATCGTCGCGGTCAAACGCGAGGAAGTGGCCGCCGGCCTGAAAAAAGTGCCCCTGGCCGCCATGCGCGAAGACGCCGAAAGCCGCGTGCTGACGCGCGATTTCGTGGGCGCGCTGCGTTCAAAAATAGCCGCCGGCCAGGCCGCCGTGATCGCCGAGGTGAAGAAGGCCAGCCCCAGCAAGGGCGTGATCCGGCCCGATTTCGTGCCCGCCGACATCGCCCAAAGCTACGCCGTGGGCAACCGCGACAGGGGCGGCCAGGTCAGCGCGGCCTGCCTGTCGGTGCTGACGGACAAGCAGTTCTTTCAGGGCAGCATCGACTACCTGAAGCAGGCCCGCGCCAGCTGCGACCTGCCAGTGCTGCGCAAGGATTTCATGATCGACCCCTACCAGGTGTACGAAGCGCGCGCCATCGGCGCCGACTGCATCCTGCTGATCGCCGCCTGCCTGTCGGACGCGCAGATGGCAGAGCTGGAAGCCGTGGCGCATAGCCTGGGCATGGCGGTGCTGGTCGAGGTGCACGACGGCGCCGAACTGCAGCGCGCGCTGAAGCTGAAAACCCCTCTGGTGGGCATCAACAACCGCAACCTGCGCAACTTTGAAGTCACGCTGGACACCACGCTGGGCCTGCTGAAAGACGTGCCCGCCGACCGCTTGCTGATCACCGAAAGCGGCATTGCCACCCGCGACGACGTGGCGCGCCTGCGCGAAGCCGGCGTGCACGCCTTCCTGGTGGGCGAAACCTTCATGCGCGCCGACGAGCCCGGCGAGGCGCTGGCGGAGTTGTTTGCGTGA
- the trpD gene encoding anthranilate phosphoribosyltransferase, with the protein MMITPQEALQRTIEHREIFHDEMLHLMRLIMNGEISPLMVAAITTGLRVKKETIGEITAAAEVMRELSTKVPVADRTHLVDIVGTGGDGSHTFNISTCAMFVAAAAGAKVAKHGGRSVSSKSGSADVMEALGVNIHLKPGQIAQSVAETGVGFMFAPNHHPAMKNVAPVRREMGVKTFFNILGPLTNPADAPNILMGVFHPDLVGIQVRALQRLGAEHAVVVYGRDGMDEVSLGAATLVGELKDGQITEYEIHPEDFGLPMQSNRSIKVATPEESVAMLRGVLAGEAGAARDIVLLNAGVALYAAGVAPSMKDGIALARTAIDSGAAKAKLEQVAEFSQAQAA; encoded by the coding sequence ATGATGATCACCCCCCAGGAAGCGCTGCAGCGCACCATCGAACACCGCGAGATCTTTCACGACGAGATGCTGCACCTGATGCGCCTCATCATGAACGGCGAGATCAGCCCGCTGATGGTGGCCGCCATCACCACCGGCCTGCGCGTGAAGAAGGAAACCATTGGCGAAATCACCGCCGCCGCCGAGGTGATGCGCGAGCTGTCCACCAAAGTGCCGGTGGCCGACCGCACGCACCTGGTCGACATCGTCGGCACGGGCGGCGATGGCTCGCACACCTTCAACATCAGCACCTGCGCCATGTTCGTGGCCGCCGCCGCGGGCGCCAAGGTGGCCAAGCACGGCGGGCGCAGCGTGTCCAGCAAATCGGGCAGCGCCGACGTGATGGAGGCGCTGGGCGTCAACATCCACCTGAAGCCCGGCCAGATCGCCCAAAGCGTGGCCGAAACCGGCGTGGGCTTCATGTTTGCGCCCAACCACCACCCGGCCATGAAAAACGTGGCCCCCGTGCGGCGCGAGATGGGTGTGAAGACCTTCTTCAACATCCTCGGCCCGCTGACCAACCCGGCCGATGCGCCCAACATCTTGATGGGCGTGTTCCACCCCGACCTGGTGGGTATCCAGGTGCGCGCGCTGCAGCGCCTGGGCGCCGAGCACGCCGTGGTCGTCTACGGCCGCGACGGCATGGACGAAGTCAGCCTGGGCGCCGCCACGCTGGTGGGCGAGCTGAAAGACGGCCAGATCACCGAATACGAGATTCACCCCGAAGACTTTGGCCTGCCGATGCAAAGCAACCGCAGCATCAAGGTGGCCACGCCGGAAGAATCCGTCGCCATGCTGCGCGGCGTGCTGGCGGGCGAAGCGGGCGCGGCGCGCGACATCGTCCTGCTGAACGCCGGCGTGGCGCTGTACGCGGCGGGCGTGGCGCCGAGCATGAAAGACGGCATCGCTTTGGCCCGCACGGCCATCGATTCGGGCGCGGCCAAGGCCAAGCTGGAACAGGTGGCGGAGTTTAGCCAGGCGCAGGCGGCGTGA
- a CDS encoding LysE family translocator has product MPDLHHLLLFIAAGLVLNLTPGPDVMFIVANAVRGGLRAGVAAALGIGAGCLVHVTAAAAGVSALLAASSAAFSVLKWVGALYLVWVGVQMLRGALKRAAGGAAAGAVAASEMIAVSAGGAGAAGQFNSKSVEPAAGWSVFRRGFLTNALNPKVALFFLAFVPQFIAPGTAHPGWVFAVLGLLFTFNGLLVCLGWALVAAWAARRASALRRGMRWLDGVAGSLFIAFGVKLALTDAPVAR; this is encoded by the coding sequence ATGCCCGATCTGCACCACTTGCTGCTTTTCATCGCCGCCGGCCTGGTGCTGAACCTGACGCCGGGGCCCGACGTGATGTTCATCGTGGCCAACGCGGTGCGCGGCGGCCTGCGCGCGGGCGTGGCGGCGGCGCTGGGCATCGGCGCCGGTTGCCTGGTGCATGTCACGGCGGCGGCGGCCGGGGTGTCGGCCTTGCTGGCGGCCAGCAGCGCGGCGTTCAGCGTGCTGAAGTGGGTGGGCGCGCTGTACCTGGTGTGGGTGGGTGTGCAAATGTTGCGCGGTGCGCTGAAGCGAGCTGCTGGCGGTGCCGCTGCGGGTGCAGTAGCCGCTTCTGAAATGATAGCTGTCAGCGCTGGTGGCGCGGGCGCTGCAGGCCAATTTAACTCAAAATCTGTTGAGCCCGCCGCCGGCTGGTCGGTGTTCCGCCGGGGCTTTCTGACCAACGCGCTCAACCCCAAGGTGGCGCTGTTCTTCCTGGCCTTTGTGCCGCAGTTCATTGCGCCGGGCACCGCGCACCCGGGCTGGGTGTTTGCGGTGCTGGGGCTGCTGTTCACCTTCAACGGCCTGCTGGTTTGCCTGGGCTGGGCGCTGGTGGCCGCCTGGGCCGCGCGCCGCGCCAGTGCGCTGCGCCGCGGCATGCGCTGGCTGGACGGCGTGGCCGGCAGCCTGTTCATCGCCTTTGGCGTGAAGCTGGCGCTGACCGACGCGCCCGTGGCGCGCTGA
- the ltaE gene encoding low-specificity L-threonine aldolase, with protein sequence MSFIDLRSDTVTQPTPAMRAAMMAAPLGDDVFGDDPTVNALQERIAAITGKEAALFMPSGTQSNLCGILAHCGRGDEYIVGQLAHTYRYEGGGAAVFGSVQPQPLTQDAQGRMALADIAAAIKPDDPHFARTRLLCLENTWNGHGMPDDYLQGAAALARSHGLAVHLDGARVFNAAVASARPCQSGEQRVREIAGHFDSLSVCFSKGLGAPVGSALCGSRELIARALRIRKMAGGGLRQAGLLAACALYALDHHVERLADDHANARRLADGLRGIEGLTVRSAETNIVFVDVADGRGPALLNHLKAQGVLATGLIGLRFVTHLGVGAAGIDRAVAATREFFAQATAGEAAAGPRGPY encoded by the coding sequence GTGAGTTTCATCGACCTCCGCAGCGACACCGTCACCCAGCCCACGCCCGCCATGCGCGCCGCCATGATGGCCGCGCCCTTGGGCGACGACGTGTTTGGCGACGACCCGACGGTGAATGCGCTGCAGGAACGCATCGCCGCCATCACCGGCAAAGAGGCGGCGCTGTTCATGCCTTCGGGCACGCAGAGCAACCTGTGCGGCATCCTGGCGCACTGCGGGCGGGGCGATGAATACATCGTTGGCCAGCTGGCGCACACCTACCGCTATGAAGGCGGCGGCGCGGCGGTGTTCGGCAGCGTGCAGCCGCAGCCCCTGACGCAGGACGCGCAAGGCCGCATGGCGCTGGCCGACATCGCTGCGGCCATCAAGCCGGACGACCCGCACTTCGCGCGCACCCGCCTGCTGTGCCTGGAAAACACCTGGAACGGCCATGGGATGCCCGACGATTACCTGCAAGGTGCCGCCGCCCTGGCGCGCTCGCACGGGCTGGCGGTGCACCTGGACGGCGCGCGCGTGTTCAACGCGGCCGTGGCCAGCGCCCGCCCATGCCAGTCGGGCGAGCAGCGCGTGCGTGAGATAGCGGGCCATTTCGACAGCCTGTCCGTCTGCTTCAGCAAGGGGCTGGGCGCGCCCGTCGGCTCGGCGCTGTGCGGCTCGCGTGAGCTGATCGCCCGCGCCCTGCGCATCCGCAAGATGGCCGGCGGCGGGCTTCGGCAGGCGGGCCTGCTGGCCGCTTGCGCGCTGTACGCGCTGGACCACCACGTCGAGCGTCTGGCCGACGACCACGCCAACGCCCGCCGCCTGGCCGATGGGCTGCGTGGCATCGAAGGGCTGACGGTGCGCTCGGCTGAGACCAACATCGTGTTTGTGGACGTGGCCGACGGCCGCGGCCCGGCGCTGCTCAACCATTTGAAGGCGCAGGGCGTGCTGGCCACGGGGCTGATCGGCCTGCGCTTTGTCACGCACCTGGGCGTTGGCGCTGCCGGCATCGACCGCGCCGTGGCGGCCACGCGCGAATTCTTCGCCCAGGCCACGGCGGGTGAAGCTGCCGCCGGCCCGCGCGGTCCGTATTGA
- a CDS encoding anthranilate synthase component II: protein MRVLMIDNYDSFTFNIVQYFGELGAQVLTLRNDEVTLDELDARLAAGEFERLCISPGPCSPMEAGVSVPAIRHFAGRVPILGVCLGHQAIGAALGGPIIRAQKQMHGKTSVITTDQQGVFAGLPQQFTVNRYHSLVIDRNHVPDELIVTATSEDGEIQGVRHKTLPIEGVQFHPESILTEHGHAMLGNFLR, encoded by the coding sequence ATGCGTGTGCTGATGATCGACAACTACGACAGCTTTACCTTCAACATCGTCCAGTACTTTGGCGAACTCGGCGCGCAGGTGCTCACCCTGCGCAACGACGAAGTCACCCTGGACGAGCTGGACGCGCGCCTGGCCGCCGGCGAGTTCGAGCGCCTGTGCATCAGCCCCGGCCCCTGCTCGCCCATGGAGGCGGGCGTGTCGGTGCCCGCCATCCGCCACTTTGCGGGCCGCGTGCCCATCCTGGGCGTGTGCCTGGGCCACCAGGCCATCGGCGCGGCGCTGGGCGGGCCCATCATCCGCGCGCAAAAGCAGATGCACGGCAAGACCAGCGTCATCACCACCGACCAGCAGGGCGTGTTTGCCGGGCTGCCCCAGCAGTTCACCGTCAACCGCTACCACTCGCTGGTGATCGACCGCAACCACGTGCCCGACGAGCTGATCGTCACCGCCACCAGCGAAGACGGCGAAATCCAGGGCGTGCGCCACAAAACGCTGCCGATTGAAGGCGTGCAGTTCCACCCCGAAAGCATCCTGACCGAGCACGGGCATGCGATGTTGGGGAATTTTTTGAGGTGA